In the Desulfonatronovibrio magnus genome, CTATTTTTCTGAAGGTTCCGGTCCTGCCGCGCATGACCATGGAATGGGTCAAGGCTCCTTCGCCGGTAAACTGTACGCCTTTTAAAAAAGTGCCACCTGAAATTCCGGTAGCAGCAAAAAAGACATCATCGCTTTGAATCAGCTCTTCCAGAGTCAGTACCCGGCTTAAATTATAACCTGCGTCAAGCAGGGCTTTTTTTTCTTCGTCAGACTGAGGGTCCAGCATCCCCTGCATTTCACCGCCCATAACCCGGATGGCTGCTGCTGCAAGAACGCCTTCCGGAGTTCCGCCTGTGCCCATCATGACATCAACATCTCCCCAGGGAGTAACTGCCATGAGCGCGCCAGCAACATCTCCGTCAGTATGGAGCTGAATCCTGGCCCCAGACTGGCGTATCTCAGATATTAGATCCTCATGTCTTGGCTTGTCCAGCACAAACACTACCAGATCATCCACTGCCTTGCCGATGGCTTTGGCAACTTTACGCAGGTTTTCAGCCACAGGCATTTTTATATCCACATGATACTTGGCCTGGGCCGGAACAACGAGTTTCTTCATATAATATGCAGGGCCTGGATTATACATAGTGCCTC is a window encoding:
- the glpX gene encoding class II fructose-bisphosphatase, which translates into the protein MIREAPERNLALDLVRVTESAALASSRWLGRGDKNEGDKAAVDAMRLSFSALDIKGTVVIGEGEKDEAPMLYNGESLGTGRGPEMDVAVDPVEGTRLLAFGRPNAIAVVALAPRGTMYNPGPAYYMKKLVVPAQAKYHVDIKMPVAENLRKVAKAIGKAVDDLVVFVLDKPRHEDLISEIRQSGARIQLHTDGDVAGALMAVTPWGDVDVMMGTGGTPEGVLAAAAIRVMGGEMQGMLDPQSDEEKKALLDAGYNLSRVLTLEELIQSDDVFFAATGISGGTFLKGVQFTGEGALTHSMVMRGRTGTFRKIEGLHSFDKLMRISAIKYR